From a single Theropithecus gelada isolate Dixy chromosome 8, Tgel_1.0, whole genome shotgun sequence genomic region:
- the FAM92A gene encoding protein FAM92A isoform X1, which yields MMRRTLENRNAQTKQLQTAVSNVEKHFGELCQIFAAYVRKTARLRDKADLLVNEINAYAATETPHLKLGLMNFADEFAKLQDYRQAEVERLEAKVVEPLKAYGTIVKMKRDDLKATFTARNREAKQLTQLERTRQRNPSDRHVISQAETELQRAAMDASRTSRHLEETINNFERQKMKDIKTIFSEFITIEMLFHGKALEVYTAAYQNIQNIDEDEDLEVFRNSLYAPDYSSRLDIVRANSKSPLQRSLSAKCVSGTGQVSTCRLRKDQQADDDEDEELDVTEEENFLK from the exons ATGATGAGGCGCACCCTGGAAAACCG GAACGCTCAAACGAAACAACTGCAAACAGCTGTCTCAAATGTGGAGAAGCATTTTGGAGAACTGTGCCAAATCTTCGCTGCCTATGTGCGGAAAACTGCCAGGCTGAGAGACAAAGCCGACCTCCTGGTGAATGAAATCAACGCGTATGCTGCTACAGAGACCCCACATTTAAAGCTGGGCCTGATGAACTTTGCTGATGAGTTTGCCAAACTTCAGGATTATCGACAAGCAGAG gTTGAAAGACTTGAAGCCAAAGTGGTTGAACCCTTGAAAGCTTATGGGACCATTGTGAAAATGAAGCGG GATGACCTCAAGGCAACATTCACAGCAAGGAATCGAGAAGCTAAGCAATTAACTCAGTTAGAAAGAACACGTCAGCGAAACCCATCTGATCGACATGTTATT TCACAG GCAGAAACAGAATTACAGAGAGCTGCAATGGATGCTAGCCGAACAAGTCGTCATCTGGAGGAAACTATTAACAACTTTGAAAGGCAGAAAATGAAGGATATAAAG actatattttctgaatttatcaCAATCGAAATGTTATTTCACGGCAAAGCTTTAGAGGTCTACACTGCTGCCTACCAGAAtatacaaaacattgatgaagatGAAGATTTAGAG GTTTTCCGAAATTCTCTGTATGCACCAGATTATTCATCTCGTTTAGATATTGTACGAGCAAATTCAAAGTCACCTCTTCAGAGATCACTGTCAGCTAAGTGTGTATCTGGAACAGGACAG GTATCCACTTGTCGACTAAGAAAGGATCAACAAGCagatgatgatgaggatgaagagtTAGAtgttacagaagaagaaaattttcttaagtaa
- the FAM92A gene encoding protein FAM92A isoform X3 has protein sequence MMRRTLENRNAQTKQLQTAVSNVEKHFGELCQIFAAYVRKTARLRDKADLLVNEINAYAATETPHLKLGLMNFADEFAKLQDYRQAEVERLEAKVVEPLKAYGTIVKMKRDDLKATFTARNREAKQLTQLERTRQRNPSDRHVISQAETELQRAAMDASRTSRHLEETINNFERQKMKDIKVFRNSLYAPDYSSRLDIVRANSKSPLQRSLSAKCVSGTGQVSTCRLRKDQQADDDEDEELDVTEEENFLK, from the exons ATGATGAGGCGCACCCTGGAAAACCG GAACGCTCAAACGAAACAACTGCAAACAGCTGTCTCAAATGTGGAGAAGCATTTTGGAGAACTGTGCCAAATCTTCGCTGCCTATGTGCGGAAAACTGCCAGGCTGAGAGACAAAGCCGACCTCCTGGTGAATGAAATCAACGCGTATGCTGCTACAGAGACCCCACATTTAAAGCTGGGCCTGATGAACTTTGCTGATGAGTTTGCCAAACTTCAGGATTATCGACAAGCAGAG gTTGAAAGACTTGAAGCCAAAGTGGTTGAACCCTTGAAAGCTTATGGGACCATTGTGAAAATGAAGCGG GATGACCTCAAGGCAACATTCACAGCAAGGAATCGAGAAGCTAAGCAATTAACTCAGTTAGAAAGAACACGTCAGCGAAACCCATCTGATCGACATGTTATT TCACAG GCAGAAACAGAATTACAGAGAGCTGCAATGGATGCTAGCCGAACAAGTCGTCATCTGGAGGAAACTATTAACAACTTTGAAAGGCAGAAAATGAAGGATATAAAG GTTTTCCGAAATTCTCTGTATGCACCAGATTATTCATCTCGTTTAGATATTGTACGAGCAAATTCAAAGTCACCTCTTCAGAGATCACTGTCAGCTAAGTGTGTATCTGGAACAGGACAG GTATCCACTTGTCGACTAAGAAAGGATCAACAAGCagatgatgatgaggatgaagagtTAGAtgttacagaagaagaaaattttcttaagtaa
- the FAM92A gene encoding protein FAM92A isoform X2, with the protein MMRRTLENRNAQTKQLQTAVSNVEKHFGELCQIFAAYVRKTARLRDKADLLVNEINAYAATETPHLKLGLMNFADEFAKLQDYRQAEVERLEAKVVEPLKAYGTIVKMKRDDLKATFTARNREAKQLTQLERTRQRNPSDRHVISQAETELQRAAMDASRTSRHLEETINNFERQKMKDIKTIFSEFITIEMLFHGKALEVYTAAYQNIQNIDEDEDLEVFRNSLYAPDYSSRLDIVRANSKSPLQRSLSAKCVSGTGQVSTCRLRKDQQADDDEDEELDVTEEENFLK; encoded by the exons ATGATGAGGCGCACCCTGGAAAACCG GAACGCTCAAACGAAACAACTGCAAACAGCTGTCTCAAATGTGGAGAAGCATTTTGGAGAACTGTGCCAAATCTTCGCTGCCTATGTGCGGAAAACTGCCAGGCTGAGAGACAAAGCCGACCTCCTGGTGAATGAAATCAACGCGTATGCTGCTACAGAGACCCCACATTTAAAGCTGGGCCTGATGAACTTTGCTGATGAGTTTGCCAAACTTCAGGATTATCGACAAGCAGAG gTTGAAAGACTTGAAGCCAAAGTGGTTGAACCCTTGAAAGCTTATGGGACCATTGTGAAAATGAAGCGG GATGACCTCAAGGCAACATTCACAGCAAGGAATCGAGAAGCTAAGCAATTAACTCAGTTAGAAAGAACACGTCAGCGAAACCCATCTGATCGACATGTTATT TCACAA GCAGAAACAGAATTACAGAGAGCTGCAATGGATGCTAGCCGAACAAGTCGTCATCTGGAGGAAACTATTAACAACTTTGAAAGGCAGAAAATGAAGGATATAAAG actatattttctgaatttatcaCAATCGAAATGTTATTTCACGGCAAAGCTTTAGAGGTCTACACTGCTGCCTACCAGAAtatacaaaacattgatgaagatGAAGATTTAGAG GTTTTCCGAAATTCTCTGTATGCACCAGATTATTCATCTCGTTTAGATATTGTACGAGCAAATTCAAAGTCACCTCTTCAGAGATCACTGTCAGCTAAGTGTGTATCTGGAACAGGACAG GTATCCACTTGTCGACTAAGAAAGGATCAACAAGCagatgatgatgaggatgaagagtTAGAtgttacagaagaagaaaattttcttaagtaa
- the RBM12B gene encoding LOW QUALITY PROTEIN: RNA-binding protein 12B (The sequence of the model RefSeq protein was modified relative to this genomic sequence to represent the inferred CDS: deleted 1 base in 1 codon), translating into MAVVIRLLGLPFIAGPVDIRHFFTGLTIPDGGVHIIGGEIGEAFIIFATDEDARRAISRSGGFIKDSSVELFLSSKAEMQKTIEMKRTDRVGRGRPGSGTSGVGSLSNFIESVKEEASNSGYGSSINQDAGFHTNGTGHGNLRPRKTRPLKAENPFLFLRGLPYLVNEDDVRVFFSGLCVDGVIFLKHHDGRNNGDAIVKFASCVDASGGLKCHRSFMGSRFIEVMQGSEQQWIEFGGNAVKEGDVLRRSEEHSPPRGINDRHFRKRSHSKSPRRTRSRSPLGFYVHLKNLSLSIDERDLRNFFRGTDLTDEQIRFLYKDENRTRYAFVMFKTLKDYNTALSLHKTVLQYRPVHIDPISRKQMLKFIARYEKKRSGSLERDRPGHVSQKYSQEGNSGQKLCIYIRNFPFDVTKVEVQKFFADFLLAEDDIYLLYDDKGVGLGEALVKFKSEEQAMKAERLNRRRFLGTEVLLRLISEAQMQEFGVNFSLMSSEKMQARSESRERGDHSHLFDSKDPPIYSVGAFENFRHQLEDLRQLDNFKHPQRDFRQPDRHPPEDFRHSSEDFRFPPEDFRHSPEDFRRPREEDFRRPSEEDFRRPWEEDFRRPPEDDFRHPREEDWRRPLEEDWRRQPEEDFRWSPTEDFRQLPEEDFRQPPEEDFRWLPEEDFRQPPEEDWRRPPEEDFRRPLQGEWRRPPEDDFRRPPEEDFRHSPEEDFRQSPQEHFRRPPQEHFRRPPAEHFRRPPPEHFRRPPPEHFRRPPPEHFRRPPPEHFRRPPPEHFRRPPQEHFRRLPQEHFRRSREEDFRHPPDEDFRGPPDEDFRHPPDEDFRSPQEEDFRCPSDEDFRQLPEEDLREAPEEDPRLPDNFRPPGEDFRSPPDDFRSHRPFVNFGRPEGGKFDFGKHNMGSFPEGRFMPDPKINCGSGRVTPIKIMNLPFKANVNEILDFFHGYRIIPDSVSIQYNEQGLPTGEAIVAMINYNEAMAAIKDLNDRPVGPRKVKLTLL; encoded by the exons ATGGCTGTAGTCATCCGTTTACTGGGGCTTCCTTTTATTGCGGGGCCTGTGGATATTCGTCACTTCTTCACGGGATTGACTATTCCTGATGGAGGAGTGCATATAATTGGAGGGGAAATTGGggaggcttttattatttttgcaacagATGAAGATGCAAGACGTGCCATAAGTCGTTCAGGAGGGTTTATCAAGGATTCATCTGTAGAGCTCTTTCTTAGTAGCAAGGCAGAAATGCAGAAGactatagaaatgaaaagaactgATCGTGTAGGAAGAGGGCGTCCAGGATCTGGGACTTCAGGGGTTGGCAGCCTGTCTAATTTTATTGAGTCTGTTAAGGAAGAAGCAAGTAATTCTGGATATGGCTCTTCAATTAATCAAGATGCTGGGTTTCATACTAATGGTACAGGACATGGTAATTTAAGGCCAAGAAAGACAAGGCCATTGAAGGCCGAGAATCCTTTCTTGTTTCTACGAGGTTTGCCCTACCTAGTAAATGAAGATGATGTACGTGTCTTTTTCTCTGGTTTGTGCGTGGATGgagtaattttcttaaaacatcatgATGGCCGAAATAATGGTGATGCCATAGTAAAATTTGCTTCATGTGTTGATGCTTCAGGAGGTCTTAAATGTCATAGAAGTTTTATGGGTTCAAGATTTATAGAAGTAATGCAAGGATCAGAACAACAGTGGATTGAGTTTGGTGGTAATGCAGTTAAGGAGGGTGACGTTCTTAGGAGATCTGAAGAACATTCTCCACCAAGAGGAATTAATGATAGACATTTTCGAAAACGGTCTCATTCAAAATCTCCCAGAAGAACACGTTCTCGTTCCCCTCTTGGATTTTATGTTCACCTAAAAAATCTGTCCCTCAGTATTGATGAAAGAGATTTAAGAAATTTCTTTAGAGGTACTGATCTGACTGATGAACAGATTAGGTTTTTatataaagatgaaaacagaacAAGATATGCCTTTGTGATGTTCAAGACTCTGAAAGACTATAATACTGCTCTGAGTTTACATAAAACTGTTTTACAGTATCGTCCAGTTCATATTGATCCAATTTCTAGAAAACAAATGTTGAAGTTCATTGCACGTTATGAAAAGAAGAGATCAGGGTCACTAGAGAGAGATAGGCCTGGACATGTTTCACAAAAATACTCTCAAGAAGGTAACTCTGGCCAGAAGCTGTGCATCTATATAAGAAATTTTCCATTTGATGTTACAAAAGTTGAAGTGCAGAAGTTCTTTGCAGACTTTCTTCTTGCTGAGGATGACATTTACTTGCTTTATGATGACAAAGGTGTTGGTCTGGGAGAAGCATTAGTGAAATTTAAATCAGAAGAACAGGCCATGAAAGCTGAACGTTTAAACCGACGAAGATTCTTAGGGACAGAGGTATTATTAAGACTTATATCTGAGGCACAAATGCAGGAGTTTGGTGTAAATTTTTCCTTGATGTCCAGTGAAAAAATGCAAGCTCGCTCAGAGTCACGTGAGCGAGGTGACCATTCTCATTTATTTGACTCAAAAGACCCACCAATATACTCAGTTGGTGCCTTTGAAAACTTTAGACATCAGCTAGAGGACTTGAGGCAACTGGATAACTTCAAGCATCCCCAGAGGGATTTCCGGCAGCCTGACAGGCACCCTCCAGAAGACTTCCGACACTCCTCAGAGGACTTTAGGTTCCCCCCAGAGGACTTCAGGCACTCCCCAGAGGACTTCAGGCGACCTCGGGAGGAAGACTTCAGGCGGCCTTCTGAGGAGGACTTCAGGCGTCCTTGGGAGGAAGATTTCAGGCGCCCTCCGGAGGATGACTTCAGGCACCCTAGGGAGGAGGACTGGAGGAGGCCCCTTGAGGAGGATTGGAGGCGGCAGCCGGAGGAGGATTTCAGGTGGTCTCCCACGGAGGACTTCAGGCAGCTTCCCGAGGAGGACTTCAGGCAACCCCCTGAGGAGGACTTCAGGTGGCTCCCAGAGGAAGATTTCAGGCAGCCACCTGAGGAGGACTGGAGACGGCCCCCAGAGGAGGACTTTAGGCGGCCTCTTCAGGGAGAATGGAGGCGACCACCCGAGGATGACTTCAGGCGGCCCCCAGAGGAGGATTTCAGGCATTCCCCTGAGGAGGACTTCAGGCAGTCACCCCAGGAGCATTTCCGGAGGCCACCTCAGGAGCATTTCCGTCGGCCACCCGCAGAGCATTTCCGGAGACCACCTCCAGAGCATTTTAGGCGGCCTCCCCCAGAGCACTTCCGGCGGCCACCCCCAGAGCATTTCAGGCGC CCCCCCCCAGAACATTTCAGGCGCCCACCCCCAGAGCACTTCCGGAGACCGCCCCAGGAGCATTTCAGGCGGCTGCCTCAGGAGCATTTCAGGCGCTCCCGAGAGGAAGATTTCAGGCACCCACCAGATGAAGACTTCAGGGGCCCTCCTGATGAAGACTTTAGGCACCCTCCTGATGAGGACTTCAGGAGCCCCCAGGAGGAAGATTTTAGATGCCCTTCTGATGAGGACTTCAGGCAGCTCCCAGAGGAAGACCTTAGGGAAGCTCCGGAGGAGGACCCTAGACTTCCTGACAATTTTAGACCTCCTGGTGAGGATTTTAGGAGCCCGCCTGATGATTTTAGAAGTCACCGCCCTTTTGTGAATTTTGGTCGTCCAGAAGGTGGCAAGTTTGATTTTGGAAAGCATAATATGGGAAGTTTTCCTGAGGGGAGATTTATGCCTGATCCAAAGATAAACTGTGGTTCAGGTAGAGTAACTCCTATTAAGATAATGAATCTTCCATTTAAAGCTAATGTTAATGAAATTTTAGACTTTTTCCATGGTTACAGAATCATACCTGATTCAGTTTCAATACAGTATAATGAGCAAGGCTTACCTACAGGGGAAGCCATTGTTGCTATGATAAACTATAACGAAGCTATGGCTGCTATTAAAGATCTAAACGATAGGCCAGTTGGGCCCCGAAAAGTTAAGTTAACTTTGCTGTAG
- the FAM92A gene encoding protein FAM92A isoform X4, which yields MMRRTLENRNAQTKQLQTAVSNVEKHFGELCQIFAAYVRKTARLRDKADLLVNEINAYAATETPHLKLGLMNFADEFAKLQDYRQAEVERLEAKVVEPLKAYGTIVKMKRDDLKATFTARNREAKQLTQLERTRQRNPSDRHVISQAETELQRAAMDASRTSRHLEETINNFERQKMKDIKVFRNSLYAPDYSSRLDIVRANSKSPLQRSLSAKCVSGTGQVSTCRLRKDQQADDDEDEELDVTEEENFLK from the exons ATGATGAGGCGCACCCTGGAAAACCG GAACGCTCAAACGAAACAACTGCAAACAGCTGTCTCAAATGTGGAGAAGCATTTTGGAGAACTGTGCCAAATCTTCGCTGCCTATGTGCGGAAAACTGCCAGGCTGAGAGACAAAGCCGACCTCCTGGTGAATGAAATCAACGCGTATGCTGCTACAGAGACCCCACATTTAAAGCTGGGCCTGATGAACTTTGCTGATGAGTTTGCCAAACTTCAGGATTATCGACAAGCAGAG gTTGAAAGACTTGAAGCCAAAGTGGTTGAACCCTTGAAAGCTTATGGGACCATTGTGAAAATGAAGCGG GATGACCTCAAGGCAACATTCACAGCAAGGAATCGAGAAGCTAAGCAATTAACTCAGTTAGAAAGAACACGTCAGCGAAACCCATCTGATCGACATGTTATT TCACAA GCAGAAACAGAATTACAGAGAGCTGCAATGGATGCTAGCCGAACAAGTCGTCATCTGGAGGAAACTATTAACAACTTTGAAAGGCAGAAAATGAAGGATATAAAG GTTTTCCGAAATTCTCTGTATGCACCAGATTATTCATCTCGTTTAGATATTGTACGAGCAAATTCAAAGTCACCTCTTCAGAGATCACTGTCAGCTAAGTGTGTATCTGGAACAGGACAG GTATCCACTTGTCGACTAAGAAAGGATCAACAAGCagatgatgatgaggatgaagagtTAGAtgttacagaagaagaaaattttcttaagtaa